From the Asterias amurensis chromosome 1, ASM3211899v1 genome, the window aacaacaactccaaaacaacaataaaaatgaacaatgttctaaaatgaaataaaaaggtCTCACTATTTTAGAAATAATGATCCGCAGCTAATTGTTGAGCATAATCTATTTATTAATTGCCCgtgctctgtgaaattggcgTGGCTTACAGTGGATTACGTCAAACTTGGGTGTGGCCATTAATTTAGCTACTCCCATTATAGACGCCTCTGACCCTGCAGCAGATGATAAATCGCTCGGCATattcttcaaagtgaaatgaaagATAGATAAGGCCACACGATGGGCCTATCCCATTAGACTTGGCAGACGAGGGCCATATTATGGGACTCCTCCTGGTTGCCCATCCAATGTCCTCCTCTTCACAGTTGGTCCTACCATAGATGAGGTCCTACATCTTGCAGGTTAGCAAATAATTTTACAATAGTGACTACTTTAAGAGCGCATCTGGTCTCCCTCCTGTTGGGGTCAGTATGGTGGGGAAAGTTGGAGTGGGCTGCTCTATGGTTAAACTGCATCACTTCAAACTCAGCGAGATGCCATAGATTTCCATACAAGAATACGACAATGTAGCCCCCTCCCAGGCCTACCCCGAAAACCAAGACAACAACTCACAAATACAAGCGAACCCGAACTGAGAATTGCATTGCATGTGCCCAAATGAGGAGAAAATATTTACCGCCAGCCCAAATACCCGGtatcagatgcaattgtgtccgccatgcaatagtGTCCGCTCCAGACACTATgaatatgcaatcgtgtccggggctatgcaaaaaccgtccggtggacatgtacatcgattccatgtacatgactgtacatgtatgtgcgcgcgtaagcgagcgtgcatgcactgaacctacgtatatgcagcatgaatattcacgtatgttatgattgcagcgaatacccaacggccgaacatttcccatgtcattcatgacatgcacttagcttgtaaaaaaaaaatagcgaacgtgttccgtcgaccaagggcgtttaatttactgcaaggacggttttgcacggggcggacacaactgcacatgcaaatgtgtccgggcggacacaattgcattatgcagcagcgtccgggcggacatgattgcatatgcaaaaatcATCTTGACTGAGCTTATGATGaagattaaagggaaggtacacgtttggttattgtcaaagaccagtcttctcacttggtgtatcccatcatatgcataaaataacaagcctgtgaaaatttgggctcaatcggtcatctaagttgcgagaaaatgaagaaagaaagtACTtcttggacgaatttgtgtgcgttcagataggaataaaagacttctagctagaagtcttttattattttagtaagaaattacctctttctcaaaaactacattacttcagagggagtcgttcccacaatgttttgcactatcaacagctctccattgctcgttaccaagtcagtttctaagttaatatttgtaattaccaaacgtgtaccttccctttaatggaaACAATTATAAAAGTTGCCCATATCTTGGTTATGAAATAATTATGCTCTCTCTGTTCGGTGTTACCATTTCTCCATGGTGATACCATATATGAGTGCACACACAACTCACATACCGACGAGAGCTCGCCCAACAAAGTgaagtttattgttttatggaAATGTTGACTTTGTAAAAACAATTAGTTCGCCCAAAAAGGGGGGGAGTTACTATATACGTGTCGTGAATAATTTAGAGATTGGTGAATTTTTCTGTCGTTTAATCAAGGAGCAATTATTTTTTCCTACATGACGTGCATAGTTTTATCATAAGGCAAGGTTTTTATACAAGTCAAGAtggagcctttttttttttttataaaccagACATCGAGATCATTGGTGGTGACCTGAGTCTGGGCTCTCATCAATAACatacaagaaacaaaacaaacccaaTCCTACTTGAATGGGGTAATTTTTCCACTTCTAACCCGCCGCAATGACAAGTCCTTCAGTGAAGTTATCTCTTCAACATGCCGCGGGGGATCCTATTGCTGGCCCATTGTATCAATGATCAATATAATCTATTTGCATAAGAAGCACTTTTATTGGTACAACCCCCTGTGCGACACAGTCCATAGCTCGTCGTAACCATAGTGAAGCTCACACAGTGTTGAATGAACTATCATATACAACACTTCCTATGGGGTCTGCCCTATGCCCCCGTAACACCGATCGTGCCGGCTGAAGTGGATTACTTTGTAAGAgcaaaacaaacctgtagagagaCCTACTTCTTTCAGACAAAATGGTTCCCGATTCAACGATGGGAAAGACGGCTGTCAAACCTGCTACGGTTAGGCCAGTCAAGACTCGTCTAAAGACAACGAAAGACAAGACAGGTGTGATGGAAAGAGAGACAAAATTTAAGGTAAACCCACAAGTTACAGTCTACTAATCCGCCTAGTGTTCGATGGGACCATGGAGAGGGATAAGTATCGCATGGGTACAATGATAACCCAATGATTGTATTTACAGTTGTCAGGTTTCTACTTCACTTGGTTCCACCATAAAATGCAACTGTTATTGTCACTTGTGGAAATCATGTGGTTTAAAAGAGACATCGTCATCACGTATATTTTAACGAGGTTGGAATTaatcagtttaaaaaacaataGTGTCACGTCATTACTGGTGGTGATTTAAGTCTCTCTCTAACTCTATGCAGATTATAAAACCAGACATTATTTGACCCTTGGGAAAAACAAGTAGGAACATTTTGATCGAGTAAGGGCTGACCTCTACATAGTCTAATTACTTTCAGATTTTTTGgacaatttttctgatttttccctTGGGTAATATGTCAGAAATCAGGCTAAAGTATAAGAAGCATACAtgtttatttgtctgtttatttGTTGTAACCAATGTCCTTCGCTGCTCTGTACAATTGCCAGACAATCGCGGGATAACTTTGTTCACGTGGTCGTGCATCATTCCCTCTATACCAAGAACTTCAAATAAAATGCCCCACCCATGTAATGAGGGTGGTATACACATGAATTGATAAATTCATGTGATTGATCTTTTAAAACAACACTTATGTTTTTTCTCTCAGGGACGGAAGAGTTTGAAGGATAACTACGAGAAGCCGGTATCGGGCCGAGACCAATGGTGGAGAGCACACATCAGGGTAAGATATCGACGCTTCGTGAAGTTCCCGCGAagtcaaacaaaaatgttcccGATCAAGTCGGACGTTTCGCTTTACAAAGCACGAATGTTTTCGGCACATCGCATGTTCCAATAAGTATTTAAAGTAGGCTGCTTTCTAATTCGGTCAGAGGCCTCTCCCTATATACAGTGATTATGACAAGTTAATATTTGAAATGGAAGTGTTCCTTTGAGTCTATATATAGGGCCGGCTATGCCTAATTCTGTCTGACAATTTCAGAAgggatttacaaaaacaaacatcccCCAATGCAAACTTACTAAAACTAACTGCGATATACGTAACAGCAGGATTTAAAGTATATTTGACGTAAAATTTtccccatttaaaaaaaactctgaCAGGAAACGCCAATTCCAGGTTCCTATGCGACTCGCAACTTTCTAGCAGACCTCGATGAGCGGCCAGCGACGTATGCCTTCAAGGGGGAAGGACGCAAGAAAGACGCCGATACCCAACGTAAAGGCACCGTGCTGTTACCTGGTGCCTATGAGGCACATGACATGGTATACGACTTAGAGCAGACAAGATATACATATTCCATGAAGAACACTTCTAGAGACGAGAACGAGCTACCTGGAGTTAAAGACAAGGTTGGTATAAATACCAGATAGTTTGGTTCAAGTTCAGGGCTTATACAAAAGCGTCTGCTGAAGCACGGCAATGGACATATTCCATGTGCGGCCATGTTGATTTTCTCCAATGCAATTTATTGTAACGAAACCAAGCCTGAAGGAAAAAATAGTCTCATTCCGTTTTGTACAACGAGGGTTAGCACCCATCAATGTTATTGGACATCACTTGTCGGGAGTCAATGTCCCTGTGTGTTATGCAGTGTTTGCCCACAAAAGACTGACAACTAaagttgtttgtaaaatatGTAAATTCGTGGCAGCAGTGACGATTTTTGGCGAAGCGGCGTTTGAATGCTAACCATAATTTGCACGTGCAACTTGACTCCCAAAACCATTCGAGCGTCTGACATTGGTGCCATTATTTCAGGTTGACAAAAGTTGGGTAAAGTTGGAGTGTTCATTGATTTCCCTCACACTTGGACGTGTTTTGGCGACCCATGGCGCGAAGCAAGTTTATTTGACGTAACATTTGTTGACCTAAACAATTTCTGAGAGTTATGCAAAAACGGGTCGGTAACAAGCCCCCATGAATCATATTCCCTTGCAAAAGTGTTCTAAAAAAATCCAAGAAGTATAAATTAGTATTTGCAATTTTACTAAAATTATTGGGTGATTTACATCACCTTTGTAGAACCTATAACGTAAAACCAATGACCAAAGCTCAAACATTATTTCTGGTCGACGGGTCTCCAAAATGCCCTCCTTCCGTCGCCATTTTGAATCTCCTCCAGGATTTCTACCAcgtgcagtttttttttaaagtgatgaTCATTTCATTTGTGTGTTCTTTTATACGCAGGGGTGCAACGTTTGTCCGACGCAATATCCAATGGAAAATTATCTATCATTGGCGTGTGAAAAGCAACCATCGAAgtaaatatgattttttttttctcattatatAAACTTATGTTTCGTTACTTCCTGTATCCATACGCATCCTGACACATTGAAAGTCTATCCAGAAATACGCGGGTGATTTCAAATTGTAAACGCCAATAAATATGTGAAATCTGAAAAAATACCTCTCTCATAACTGtccttgttattttatttgtttgtaggCACCCAATGTTTAAATCTACATCGCAGAGATTCCCCACAATATATTTCCAAGGCGTAAGTatataaattatttcttctgaAAGAACACCACTTgatagtatttgttttgttcgAGGAAACGTCAATTTGTGTCTGTTCTAAAGCTATATCAATGCTTCCTCCGGTTGTAAAAGTTTACCCAACTAAATGTCACCTCTCAGAACCATTTCCCTCCATGTTTTAACAGACAAAGAACCCACCACCAGACCGTTACCAAGCCTACATCCCAGAAACCATGCATGTTATATCATCCAGCTTTAAATCACGGACACCAAGGTTTTCAACATCACATACGGTAAGTCTCCACTTCACCATACATCCGTACcaaccctggggtggatttcacaaagatagtcctaacttaggaccagtcctatctcttagcattgcctaggactagtcctaagttaggactatttttgtgaaatccacacctgGTTTCACATTAAATGCAATCGATAATCGATTCATAGAACCGATTCAGagaagttgattttttttcggAACTGATAATAATTTGGTTCAACCGACGATTTAATGTTTGCATTTcgaaaagtaaaagaaaaagaatcCTCTTCATCACAATGAAATCCAAATGTCATTAAGTCCAAATACACTCGGTGTATAAACTTAAACTTGGAttcttcaaaataaacaaacaatctcaaacttttaacaCACTGCTAATGGTGTACACTTTATTTTCTTATTCTATGACAGAAAGTACCTGGGCCTGGATCGTACGACAAAACCTTCCAGTCTCCAATGCCAGCCACTATATCCAAGATGGGGAGGAACCACGGTTTATTCTTTACTAGTGCATTTAATTTATGAAAAGTCAAAATTTCCTTAAACTATGTCTAGTTTTGATACAATTCCCAATCCCTAAAACCCCAAAACcagattgtttttttcacaaaccTATTCGAAAACCTTTATTTCTACATCATGGTCATCAACCCAAAGAGCCTTTAACACACTGTTCAGTATTATCATTCTAGTTTTTCAATGTTTACGATCCTTAATGCTTCAGTGTTTCCTTTAACATTGCCTTTACATTTATGTGCATAAGCATTTAACCGTAAAAGTATGTTTAAGGTCTTTCAACAACATGAAACATACATGCAATCTATTGGAAGAAGTTAAACAACCAACAGTTCCAACACCAAATAGTATCAAGTAAAACACCTGTACACTAAATGGGTTATTTCATAAATTAGGCAGGGGCCATAACCACTTGCCTCTTAATTTATGGAATGACCCACGTAAATGACCGATGTTAATTATTATATAGACTTCTATTAAACCAAACTTCAGTTCATAAACATTGTAttttaacacacaaaaaatgtcAACAGGATTGTTGATTCTTTTGTATACAGACAGTCAGATCATCTATATAAGGTCAGTTATATCCTAACGATACATGTTCATGTAATCTGAAACTTAATTGGTTTTGGTGTTTATTCAAAAGCAACACAAGCTTCAATTATAAAGTGCATTTCTTTTTGTAGAAATGCAGTTATTGCATTGCAAATGGTACATGTTTTTTATGTATGGTAAAACTTGATGTGAAATGTGCAACATATGTTTTTTTG encodes:
- the LOC139938287 gene encoding protein STPG4-like, with amino-acid sequence MVPDSTMGKTAVKPATVRPVKTRLKTTKDKTGVMERETKFKGRKSLKDNYEKPVSGRDQWWRAHIRETPIPGSYATRNFLADLDERPATYAFKGEGRKKDADTQRKGTVLLPGAYEAHDMVYDLEQTRYTYSMKNTSRDENELPGVKDKGCNVCPTQYPMENYLSLACEKQPSKHPMFKSTSQRFPTIYFQGTKNPPPDRYQAYIPETMHVISSSFKSRTPRFSTSHTKVPGPGSYDKTFQSPMPATISKMGRNHGLFFTSAFNL